A genomic region of Gemmatimonadota bacterium contains the following coding sequences:
- a CDS encoding porin, translating to MRKLLTEFIGTFFLVLTVGLTVTAGSEFTPLAYGTSVMIMVYMGGQISGGHYNPAVSLAATIRGALPAGDFFPYVLSQLVGATAAAFVVNLITGQTFAPAPSANASNLAVLLVETLYTFALALVVLTTATSKKTQGNSYYGLATGMTVMVAAFAGGGISGGAFNPAVGIGPTLINATMSGGSWGALWFYVVGPLAGGALAAAVFTILDPEA from the coding sequence GTGCGGAAGCTGCTGACTGAGTTTATCGGGACGTTTTTTCTGGTGCTGACCGTTGGGCTGACGGTGACGGCCGGGTCCGAGTTTACGCCACTTGCCTACGGCACGTCGGTGATGATCATGGTTTACATGGGCGGCCAGATCTCGGGCGGGCATTATAACCCGGCGGTGTCGCTGGCGGCCACCATCCGGGGGGCGTTGCCGGCGGGTGATTTCTTCCCGTATGTCCTGAGTCAGCTCGTTGGGGCAACGGCGGCGGCGTTCGTCGTCAACTTGATTACCGGGCAGACCTTTGCACCGGCGCCGAGTGCCAACGCGTCGAATCTGGCGGTCTTGTTGGTGGAAACCCTCTATACCTTTGCGTTGGCCCTGGTGGTCTTAACCACGGCCACTTCCAAGAAGACCCAGGGCAACTCGTACTATGGACTGGCCACCGGCATGACGGTGATGGTGGCGGCTTTTGCGGGCGGCGGGATCTCCGGTGGCGCCTTCAACCCGGCGGTCGGGATCGGCCCCACGCTCATCAATGCGACGATGAGCGGGGGCAGCTGGGGGGCGCTTTGGTTCTACGTCGTCGGCCCGTTGGCCGGGGGGGCACTCGCGGCGGCGGTCTTCACAATTCTGGACCCTGAAGCGTAG